One Macadamia integrifolia cultivar HAES 741 unplaced genomic scaffold, SCU_Mint_v3 scaffold1321, whole genome shotgun sequence DNA segment encodes these proteins:
- the LOC122063425 gene encoding splicing factor 3B subunit 6-like protein — protein sequence MATISLRKGNTRLPPEVNRVLYVRNLPFNISSEEMYDIFGKYGAIRQIRIGTNKDTRGTAFVVYEDIYDAKTAVDHLSGFNVANRYLIVLYYQQAKMSKKVDQKKKEDEITKMQEKYGVSTKDK from the coding sequence ATGGCGACGATCAGTCTCCGGAAGGGAAACACTCGTCTGCCACCCGAAGTGAACAGAGTTCTCTACGTTAGAAACCTTCCCTTCAACATCTCGAGCGAGGAGATGTACGATATTTTCGGTAAATATGGTGCTATTCGTCAGATTCGCATTGGTACCAACAAGGACACAAGGGGCACAGCCTTCGTCGTCTATGAAGACATCTATGATGCTAAGACGGCTGTCGATCACCTCTCTGGGTTCAACGTTGCTAATCGATATCTGATCGTGTTGTACTATCAGCAGGCCAAGATGAGCAAGAAGGTTGatcagaagaaaaaggaggacgAGATTACTAAGATGCAGGAGAAGTATGGAGTCTCCACCAAAGATAAGTAG